The following are from one region of the Actinoplanes sp. L3-i22 genome:
- a CDS encoding alpha-N-arabinofuranosidase, with amino-acid sequence MTVEAVINVDLDGPRINRHVYGHFAEHLGRCVYGGLFVGADSDIPNVGGIRLDVVEALRALSIPNLRWPGGCFADEYHWRDGVGPKDERPVMVNTHWGGVEENNHFGTHEFMALCELLGAEPYISGNVGSGTVREMSEWVEYLTRAGDSPMARLRQANGRDQPWPVRFWGLGNEAWGCGGNMTAEHYAQEARRFGTYCRDYGDNRLYKIAAGANGADYAWTETLMKQLGHLGCQHVRSTGYHALSVHYYTITGPTWEEKGSATVFDTGEYYTTMVAAARVEEILAGHAAVMDCYDPNKSVGLVLDEWGTWFDVARGTNPGFLYQQNTLRDALAASVHFDAFHRHADRLVMANIAQTVNVLQAMILTDPDTRAMVRTPTYYVFAMNRDHQDATSLRVDLRTPLPSRPVGDATLTTISMSASRKDGRLLVSLSNLDAADDAEVEIDLRGGTVESVAALILTAGALQDHNTPQAPSAVVPRAYDDVSVTGNRLWVRLPAHSFVTLSGTVS; translated from the coding sequence ATGACCGTCGAAGCCGTGATCAACGTGGACCTCGACGGTCCCCGGATCAACCGCCACGTCTACGGGCACTTCGCCGAGCATCTGGGCCGCTGCGTCTACGGCGGCCTCTTCGTCGGCGCGGACTCGGACATCCCGAACGTGGGCGGCATCCGGCTCGACGTCGTCGAGGCCCTGCGCGCCCTGAGCATCCCGAACCTGCGCTGGCCGGGCGGGTGCTTCGCCGACGAGTACCACTGGCGCGACGGCGTCGGCCCGAAGGACGAGCGACCGGTCATGGTCAACACGCACTGGGGCGGCGTCGAGGAGAACAATCATTTCGGTACGCACGAATTCATGGCCCTGTGCGAGCTGCTCGGGGCCGAGCCGTACATCAGCGGCAACGTCGGCTCCGGCACGGTGCGCGAGATGAGCGAGTGGGTCGAGTACCTGACCCGGGCCGGCGACTCGCCGATGGCCCGGCTGCGGCAGGCCAACGGCCGCGACCAGCCGTGGCCGGTCCGGTTCTGGGGGCTCGGCAACGAGGCCTGGGGCTGCGGCGGCAACATGACCGCCGAGCACTACGCGCAGGAGGCCCGCCGGTTCGGCACGTACTGCCGCGACTACGGCGACAACCGGCTCTACAAGATCGCGGCCGGGGCCAACGGCGCGGACTACGCCTGGACCGAGACGCTGATGAAGCAGCTCGGGCACCTGGGCTGTCAGCACGTCCGCAGCACCGGCTACCACGCGCTGTCCGTGCACTACTACACGATCACCGGCCCCACCTGGGAGGAGAAGGGCTCGGCCACGGTCTTCGACACCGGCGAGTACTACACCACGATGGTGGCCGCGGCCCGGGTCGAGGAGATCCTCGCCGGGCACGCCGCGGTGATGGACTGCTACGACCCGAACAAGAGCGTCGGCCTGGTCCTCGACGAGTGGGGCACCTGGTTCGACGTGGCCCGCGGCACCAACCCCGGCTTCCTGTACCAGCAGAACACGCTGCGCGACGCCCTGGCCGCGAGCGTGCACTTCGACGCGTTCCACCGGCACGCCGACCGGCTGGTGATGGCCAACATCGCGCAGACCGTGAACGTGCTGCAGGCGATGATCCTCACCGACCCGGACACCAGGGCGATGGTCCGCACGCCGACCTACTACGTCTTCGCGATGAACCGCGACCACCAGGACGCCACCTCGCTGCGGGTCGACCTGCGCACCCCGCTGCCGTCCCGCCCGGTCGGCGACGCGACGCTGACCACCATCTCGATGTCGGCCAGCCGTAAGGACGGCCGCCTGCTCGTGTCGCTGTCGAACCTGGACGCGGCGGACGACGCCGAGGTGGAGATCGACCTGCGCGGCGGCACCGTCGAGTCGGTGGCCGCGCTGATCCTGACGGCCGGCGCGCTGCAGGACCACAACACGCCGCAGGCGCCGTCAGCGGTGGTGCCGCGCGCCTACGACGACGTGTCGGTGACCGGCAACCGGCTGTGGGTGCGCCTGCCGGCTCACTCGTTCGTCACGCTCAGCGGCACGGTGTCGTAA
- a CDS encoding glycoside hydrolase family 43 protein produces MTDLDGLGRRVTISGRNFVTIAKAPAPVAHDGTSDHPTIRNPVLPGFHPDPSILRVGADYYIATSTFEWYPGVRLHHSTDLVTWRPLGGALTERRLLDLTGTADSCGVWAPNLTYADGLFHLLYSDVATFAGGYWDPQNYLITAPAVDGPWSDPVVLHGRGFDASLFHDDDGSTWMLSMRADWRPGRDRFAGISIQRYDRHERRLTGPEKIIFEGTDAGLTEAPNIYRRDGWYYLVTAEGGTTLTHQVTVARSRHLLGDYQADPAGPLLTSAGRPDLALQKAGHGSLVRTPDGDWYLAHLVARPYAPSGRCVLGRETALQKVEWPAGEWPRIRDGIPAERVPAPAAAQAFAAGDGGDDHFDAPVLGPDWSTLRRPAGPDWIDLTSRPSHLRIHGGQSPMARHRPSLVARRVTARHCVFEATCEFEPRSYRDLAGVTAYYNTRNWYYLHVTADDDGAAVLDVLCCDSGRVTLAPGLRVPLGDVRRVGLRVRLDDAALTFAYTTDPDGDAGWHELGRTFDATTLSDEYAATIVPGEPEAWGFTGAFVGLWVQDLGAEGGYADFDRAGYDTVPLSVTNE; encoded by the coding sequence ATGACGGACCTGGATGGGCTCGGCCGAAGGGTCACCATCAGCGGGAGGAACTTCGTGACGATCGCCAAGGCCCCGGCCCCCGTCGCCCACGACGGCACGAGCGACCACCCCACGATCCGGAACCCGGTGCTGCCCGGCTTCCACCCGGATCCGTCGATCCTGCGGGTCGGCGCCGACTACTACATCGCGACCTCGACGTTCGAGTGGTACCCGGGCGTGCGCCTGCACCACTCGACCGACCTGGTCACCTGGCGGCCGCTCGGCGGCGCGCTGACCGAGCGGCGGCTGCTCGACCTGACCGGGACCGCCGACTCGTGCGGCGTGTGGGCGCCGAACCTCACCTACGCCGACGGGCTGTTCCACCTGCTCTACTCGGACGTGGCGACGTTCGCCGGCGGCTACTGGGACCCGCAGAACTATCTGATCACCGCGCCGGCCGTCGACGGCCCGTGGTCGGACCCGGTGGTGCTGCACGGCCGCGGCTTCGACGCCTCGCTGTTCCACGACGACGACGGCTCGACCTGGATGCTGTCCATGCGCGCCGACTGGCGACCCGGCCGGGACCGCTTCGCCGGCATCTCGATCCAGCGCTACGACCGGCACGAACGCCGCCTGACCGGACCCGAGAAGATCATTTTCGAGGGTACCGACGCCGGCCTCACCGAGGCGCCCAACATCTACCGCCGGGACGGCTGGTACTACCTGGTCACCGCCGAGGGCGGGACGACCCTGACCCACCAGGTCACGGTGGCCCGCTCCCGGCACCTGCTCGGCGACTACCAGGCGGATCCGGCCGGTCCGCTGCTCACCTCGGCCGGGCGGCCCGACCTGGCCCTGCAGAAGGCCGGGCACGGCAGTCTGGTGCGGACCCCGGACGGCGACTGGTACCTGGCCCACCTGGTGGCCCGGCCGTACGCGCCGAGCGGCCGGTGCGTGCTCGGCCGCGAGACCGCCCTGCAGAAGGTGGAGTGGCCGGCCGGCGAGTGGCCCCGCATCCGCGACGGCATCCCGGCCGAGCGGGTCCCCGCCCCGGCCGCGGCCCAGGCGTTCGCCGCCGGGGACGGCGGGGACGATCATTTCGACGCCCCGGTGCTCGGCCCGGACTGGTCGACCCTGCGCCGCCCGGCCGGCCCGGACTGGATCGACCTGACCAGCCGCCCCTCGCACCTGCGGATCCACGGCGGCCAGTCGCCGATGGCCCGGCACCGCCCGAGCCTGGTCGCCCGCCGGGTGACCGCCCGGCACTGCGTCTTCGAGGCGACCTGCGAGTTCGAGCCGCGCAGCTACCGCGACCTGGCCGGCGTCACCGCGTACTACAACACCCGCAACTGGTATTACCTGCACGTGACCGCCGACGACGACGGCGCGGCGGTGCTCGACGTGCTGTGCTGCGACAGCGGGCGGGTCACGCTGGCCCCGGGCCTGCGGGTCCCGCTCGGCGACGTGCGCCGGGTGGGCCTGCGCGTGCGGCTCGACGACGCGGCGCTGACCTTCGCGTACACCACCGACCCGGACGGCGACGCCGGGTGGCACGAGCTGGGCCGGACCTTCGACGCCACCACCCTGTCCGACGAGTACGCCGCGACGATCGTCCCCGGTGAGCCCGAGGCGTGGGGCTTCACCGGGGCGTTCGTCGGGCTGTGGGTGCAGGACCTGGGCGCCGAGGGCGGCTACGCCGACTTCGACCGGGCCGGTTACGACACCGTGCCGCTGAGCGTGACGAACGAGTGA
- a CDS encoding cellulose binding domain-containing protein: MIAVGCALALVTAMLTGMLGATASAAPMTAAATTAGCGKAPTLTGGTRTIRSGGQDRTYVLRVPDNYDRNRPYTLMFAFHWLNGTAGDVATGGSAGSTWAYYGQQRLSDNSAILVAPQGIDNGWANTGGRDLTLVDDLTALIEGDLCVDTSRLFALGWSYGGAMSYAVACARPSVFRAVAVLSGANLSGCSGGTQPVAYLGIHGTHDSVLDISLGRGIRDTFVRANGCTAQSPAEPARGSLTHVATSYGGCRAGYPVRWIAFDGDHAPDPVDGSTGTNGARTWTGNEIWSFFSQLPGTASPSPSSSSPAPSPSPSGQAGACLVGYRVVNSWSGGFQAEVTVSNTGAAAITGWRVSWALPAGQSISQVWNGSLSTAGGTATVVNAAYNGSVAPGASTTFGLLAAGTPATPALTCAVS, from the coding sequence ATGATCGCCGTCGGGTGCGCGCTGGCGCTGGTGACCGCGATGCTCACCGGGATGCTCGGCGCCACCGCGTCCGCGGCACCGATGACCGCCGCGGCGACGACCGCCGGATGCGGCAAGGCCCCGACCCTGACCGGCGGCACGCGCACCATCCGCAGCGGCGGCCAGGACCGCACCTACGTCCTGCGGGTTCCGGACAACTACGACCGGAACCGCCCGTACACCCTGATGTTCGCCTTTCATTGGTTGAACGGGACCGCCGGTGACGTGGCGACCGGCGGTTCCGCGGGATCCACCTGGGCCTACTACGGGCAGCAGCGGCTGTCGGACAACAGCGCCATCCTGGTCGCGCCGCAGGGCATCGACAACGGGTGGGCGAACACCGGCGGCCGGGACCTGACCCTGGTCGACGACCTGACCGCGCTGATCGAGGGCGACCTGTGCGTCGACACCTCGCGGCTGTTCGCGCTCGGCTGGAGCTACGGCGGTGCGATGAGCTACGCGGTCGCGTGCGCCCGCCCGAGCGTGTTCCGCGCGGTCGCCGTGCTCTCCGGAGCCAACCTCAGCGGCTGTTCCGGCGGCACCCAGCCGGTCGCCTACCTCGGCATCCACGGCACCCACGACAGTGTTCTGGACATCTCGCTCGGGCGCGGCATCCGGGACACGTTCGTGCGCGCCAACGGCTGCACGGCCCAGAGTCCGGCCGAACCGGCGCGCGGCAGCCTGACGCACGTCGCCACCTCGTACGGCGGCTGCCGGGCCGGTTATCCGGTGCGCTGGATCGCCTTCGACGGCGATCACGCCCCGGATCCGGTGGACGGCTCGACCGGCACCAACGGTGCCCGCACCTGGACCGGAAACGAGATCTGGTCGTTCTTCTCGCAGTTGCCCGGCACCGCATCGCCGTCACCGTCGTCATCATCACCGGCCCCGTCTCCGTCGCCCAGCGGCCAGGCCGGCGCCTGCCTCGTCGGATACCGCGTCGTCAACAGCTGGTCGGGCGGCTTCCAGGCGGAGGTCACCGTGTCGAACACCGGCGCGGCGGCGATCACCGGATGGCGGGTGAGCTGGGCGCTGCCCGCCGGGCAGTCGATCAGCCAGGTCTGGAACGGCTCGCTGAGCACCGCCGGCGGCACCGCCACGGTGGTCAACGCGGCCTACAACGGCTCGGTGGCCCCGGGCGCGAGCACGACCTTCGGGCTGCTCGCCGCCGGGACCCCGGCGACGCCGGCGCTGACCTGCGCGGTGTCCTGA
- a CDS encoding endo-1,4-beta-xylanase, whose protein sequence is MPLFGTSRRTALLVAAVAGVTVAAGVALAGTAEAAGTLGASAAQSGRYFGAAIAAGKLGDATYTGILNREFNAVTPENEMKWDATEPSQGRFTYTNGDRILNQGISMGAKVRGHALLWYQQEPGWAQSMSGTALRSAMMNHVTQVATHYQGKIYAWDVVNEAFADGGSGARRDSNLQRTGNDWIEAAFRAARAADPNAKLCYNDYNTDGVNAKSTGVYNMVRDFKSRGVPIDCVGFQSHLGTGLPGDYQSNLQRFADLGVDVQITELDVAQGGNQANIYAGVTRACMAVSRCTGITVWGIRDSDSWRTGENPLLFDNSGNKKAAYTSVLNALNAGGGTTSPSPSTSTPPVPTGACSATVSLNSWNGGFVATVRVTAGSAGVNGWAVGLTLPSGSAVTSTWSATNSGSTGTVSFRNVDYNGTLAAGAATEFGFQGTGTGPTATPTCSAGS, encoded by the coding sequence ATGCCCCTGTTCGGAACGAGCCGCCGCACCGCGCTGCTGGTCGCGGCCGTCGCGGGAGTCACCGTCGCGGCCGGCGTCGCCCTGGCCGGCACCGCCGAGGCGGCCGGCACGCTCGGCGCCTCCGCGGCGCAGTCCGGCCGCTACTTCGGTGCGGCCATCGCCGCCGGCAAACTCGGCGACGCCACCTACACCGGCATCCTGAACCGTGAGTTCAACGCGGTCACCCCGGAGAACGAGATGAAGTGGGACGCCACCGAGCCGTCCCAGGGCCGGTTCACGTACACCAACGGCGACCGCATCCTCAACCAGGGCATCTCGATGGGCGCCAAGGTCCGCGGGCACGCCCTCCTGTGGTACCAGCAGGAGCCGGGCTGGGCGCAGTCGATGTCCGGCACCGCGCTGCGCTCGGCCATGATGAACCACGTCACCCAGGTCGCGACCCACTACCAGGGCAAGATCTACGCCTGGGACGTGGTCAACGAGGCGTTCGCCGACGGCGGCAGCGGCGCGCGGCGCGACTCCAACCTGCAGCGCACCGGCAACGACTGGATCGAGGCCGCGTTCCGCGCCGCGCGGGCCGCCGACCCGAACGCCAAGCTCTGCTACAACGACTACAACACCGACGGCGTCAACGCGAAGTCGACCGGCGTGTACAACATGGTCCGGGACTTCAAGTCCCGCGGCGTGCCGATCGACTGCGTCGGCTTCCAGTCGCACCTGGGCACCGGCCTCCCCGGCGACTACCAGTCGAACCTGCAGCGCTTCGCCGATCTGGGCGTCGACGTGCAGATCACCGAGCTCGACGTCGCGCAGGGCGGCAACCAGGCGAACATCTACGCGGGCGTGACCCGGGCCTGCATGGCGGTGTCGCGGTGCACCGGCATCACGGTCTGGGGCATCCGCGACAGCGACTCCTGGCGCACCGGCGAGAACCCGCTGCTGTTCGACAACTCCGGCAACAAGAAGGCCGCGTACACCTCGGTCCTCAACGCCCTCAACGCCGGCGGCGGCACCACCTCCCCGTCACCGAGCACCAGCACTCCCCCGGTGCCGACCGGCGCGTGCAGCGCCACGGTGTCGCTCAACTCGTGGAACGGCGGGTTCGTCGCGACCGTCCGGGTCACCGCCGGCTCGGCCGGCGTCAACGGCTGGGCCGTCGGCCTGACGCTGCCCTCCGGCAGCGCCGTGACCAGCACGTGGAGCGCCACCAACAGCGGCTCCACCGGCACGGTGAGCTTCCGCAACGTCGACTACAACGGCACGCTGGCGGCCGGCGCCGCCACCGAGTTCGGCTTCCAGGGCACCGGCACCGGGCCCACCGCCACGCCCACCTGCTCGGCGGGTTCGTGA
- a CDS encoding ricin-type beta-trefoil lectin domain protein, translating into MPRRRRWWLAPILIAALATIGAVAPPGQPAEALENGVARTPPMGWNSWNTFGCNISESLIRGMADAMVSSGLRDLGYQYVVVDDCWFNPNRDSAGNLQGDPTRFPSGMRALGDYLHGKGLKFGIYQGPLDKTCAQYFNSYPGATGSLGHEAQDARQFAAWGVDYLKYDWCSPTGSINDQVTTFARMRDALAATGRPILFSINSNSVHAKTGPQRDWGDVANIWRTTEDISDAWDTGQSNGYPMGVKNIVDVTVPLAGYARPGQFNDPDMMEVGRGGLTDTEQRSHFALWAMLASPLIAGNDLRSMSAATQTILKNPRLIAINQDPLGLQANQISYDGTRRVLAKKLANGDVAVALFNQGGATATMSTTAAAIGRSGSSFTLQDAWSGATTTSTGAISAAVPAHGTVVYRVSGGTTTPATTTTFVSAASGRCLDVPNGSTANGTQPVVWDCNNGTNQRWTSTAGTLQALGKCLDAPVGAAAGAKVQLWDCNGQSNQQWTVQSDGTVRGTASGLCLDVDHNLTANGTLVLLWTCTAATNQRWSRV; encoded by the coding sequence ATGCCCCGAAGAAGACGGTGGTGGCTCGCACCCATCCTCATCGCCGCGTTGGCCACCATCGGTGCCGTGGCCCCGCCCGGGCAGCCCGCCGAGGCGCTCGAGAACGGCGTGGCCCGGACCCCGCCGATGGGCTGGAACAGCTGGAACACCTTCGGCTGCAACATCAGCGAGAGCCTGATCCGCGGCATGGCCGACGCCATGGTCAGCAGCGGCCTGCGCGACCTCGGCTACCAGTACGTGGTCGTCGACGACTGCTGGTTCAACCCGAACCGGGACTCCGCCGGCAACCTGCAGGGCGACCCGACCCGCTTCCCCAGCGGCATGCGGGCGCTCGGCGACTACCTGCACGGCAAGGGCCTGAAGTTCGGCATCTACCAGGGCCCGCTGGACAAGACCTGCGCGCAGTACTTCAACAGCTATCCCGGCGCCACCGGCAGCCTGGGCCACGAGGCACAGGACGCGCGGCAGTTCGCCGCCTGGGGCGTCGACTACCTCAAGTACGACTGGTGCTCGCCGACCGGCTCGATCAACGACCAGGTCACCACGTTCGCCAGGATGCGCGACGCGCTCGCCGCCACCGGCCGGCCGATCCTGTTCAGCATCAACTCGAACAGCGTGCACGCCAAGACCGGCCCGCAGCGCGACTGGGGCGACGTCGCCAACATCTGGCGGACCACCGAGGACATCAGTGACGCCTGGGACACCGGGCAGAGCAACGGCTACCCGATGGGTGTCAAGAACATCGTCGACGTGACCGTGCCGCTGGCCGGTTACGCCCGGCCGGGACAGTTCAACGACCCGGACATGATGGAGGTCGGCCGCGGCGGCCTGACCGACACCGAGCAGCGCAGCCACTTCGCGCTCTGGGCGATGCTGGCCTCGCCGCTGATCGCCGGCAACGACCTGCGCTCGATGAGCGCGGCGACCCAGACCATCCTGAAGAACCCCCGGCTCATCGCGATCAATCAGGACCCGCTCGGCCTTCAGGCAAATCAGATCTCGTACGACGGCACGCGCCGGGTGCTGGCCAAGAAGCTCGCCAACGGTGACGTCGCGGTCGCCCTGTTCAACCAGGGCGGCGCCACCGCCACGATGTCGACCACCGCCGCCGCGATCGGCAGGTCCGGCAGCTCGTTCACCCTGCAGGACGCCTGGTCCGGCGCCACCACGACCAGCACCGGCGCCATCAGCGCCGCGGTCCCCGCCCACGGCACGGTGGTCTACCGGGTCAGCGGCGGGACCACCACGCCGGCGACCACCACCACGTTCGTCAGCGCCGCCTCGGGACGGTGCCTGGACGTGCCGAACGGCAGCACCGCCAACGGCACCCAGCCGGTCGTCTGGGACTGCAACAACGGCACGAACCAGCGCTGGACCAGCACCGCGGGCACCCTCCAGGCGCTCGGCAAGTGTCTCGACGCGCCGGTCGGCGCCGCCGCCGGGGCCAAGGTCCAGCTCTGGGACTGCAACGGCCAGAGCAATCAGCAGTGGACGGTCCAGTCCGACGGCACCGTCCGGGGCACCGCCTCCGGCCTCTGCCTGGACGTCGACCACAACCTCACCGCCAACGGCACGCTCGTCCTGCTCTGGACCTGCACCGCCGCCACCAACCAGCGATGGAGCCGAGTCTGA
- a CDS encoding glycoside hydrolase family 43 protein, with amino-acid sequence MPRRSLAGLLCAAAVVLLTAAVPAAARADNPIVQTIYTADPAPLVYNGRVYLYTGHDEDNSTWFTMKEWRVYSSADMVNWTDHGSPMSLSTFSWAKSDAWAGQVVARNGKFYWYVPVTSRATGRMAIGVGVSSSPTGPFTDALGHPLAENGEIDPTVFIDDNGQAYLYWGNPNLWYVRLNADMISYSGGVTQIPLTTAGFGTRTGDASRPTLYEEGPWVYKRNGLYYNVFAAKCCSEFIGYSTATGPTGPWTYRGTVMATQGSSFTNHPGIVDFNGGSYFFYHNGALPGGGGYTRSVAVEKFSYNGDGSIPAISMTTTGAPQNGTLNPYVRQEAETIAWSSGVETEPASEGGLNIGFLDNGDYVKVKGVAFGSGATSFTARVASAGAGGRIEVRLGSATGTLAGTCTVPVTGGWQTWTTVSCPVSGATGTRDLYLRFTGGSGYLFNVNWWQFAAGSMR; translated from the coding sequence ATGCCCAGGAGATCGCTCGCCGGCCTGCTCTGCGCGGCGGCCGTGGTGCTGCTGACCGCGGCGGTGCCGGCCGCGGCGCGCGCCGACAACCCGATCGTGCAGACGATCTACACCGCCGACCCGGCGCCGCTGGTGTACAACGGCCGGGTCTACCTCTACACCGGCCACGACGAGGACAACTCGACCTGGTTCACGATGAAGGAGTGGCGGGTCTACTCGTCGGCCGACATGGTCAACTGGACCGACCACGGCTCGCCGATGAGCCTGAGTACCTTCAGCTGGGCCAAGAGCGACGCGTGGGCCGGCCAGGTCGTCGCCCGCAACGGCAAGTTCTACTGGTACGTCCCGGTCACCAGCCGGGCGACCGGGCGGATGGCCATCGGCGTCGGCGTGTCCAGCAGCCCGACCGGGCCGTTCACCGACGCGCTCGGGCACCCGCTGGCCGAGAACGGCGAGATCGACCCGACGGTCTTCATCGACGACAACGGCCAGGCCTACCTCTACTGGGGCAACCCGAACCTCTGGTACGTGCGGCTGAACGCCGACATGATCAGCTACTCCGGCGGCGTCACCCAGATCCCGCTGACCACGGCGGGCTTCGGCACCCGGACCGGCGACGCCAGCCGGCCGACCCTGTACGAAGAGGGGCCCTGGGTCTACAAACGCAACGGGCTCTACTACAACGTCTTCGCGGCCAAGTGCTGCTCGGAATTCATCGGCTATTCCACCGCGACCGGGCCGACCGGGCCGTGGACCTATCGCGGCACCGTGATGGCCACCCAGGGCAGCAGTTTCACCAATCATCCGGGCATCGTCGACTTCAACGGCGGTTCGTATTTCTTCTACCACAACGGCGCGCTGCCCGGTGGCGGCGGATACACCCGCTCGGTGGCCGTGGAGAAATTCAGCTACAACGGCGACGGCAGCATTCCGGCGATCAGCATGACCACGACCGGCGCGCCGCAGAACGGGACGCTCAACCCGTACGTCCGGCAGGAGGCCGAGACCATCGCCTGGAGCTCCGGGGTGGAGACCGAGCCGGCGAGCGAGGGCGGCCTGAATATCGGCTTCCTCGACAACGGTGACTACGTGAAGGTGAAGGGGGTCGCCTTCGGCTCCGGCGCGACCTCGTTCACCGCGCGGGTCGCCTCGGCCGGCGCCGGCGGCCGCATCGAGGTGCGGCTGGGCAGCGCCACCGGCACGCTCGCCGGGACCTGCACGGTTCCGGTCACCGGCGGCTGGCAGACCTGGACCACCGTCAGCTGCCCGGTCAGCGGCGCGACCGGCACCCGGGATCTGTACCTGCGGTTCACCGGGGGCAGCGGCTACCTGTTCAACGTCAACTGGTGGCAGTTCGCCGCTGGGTCGATGCGATAG
- a CDS encoding sigma-70 family RNA polymerase sigma factor has translation MGVTRTSGSGLVRAAQAGDRAALDELVATYLPMVYTIVRQALDGHPDVDDVTQDVMVRALRQLPSLRSPASFRSWLVAIALRQVSTHRHRMIRDARRVVPLDAAGELPDSGARFEGLTDLRVELSAQRHQVRRAARWLDQDDRILLSLWWLEVAGRLSRAELAAALGITVVHAGVRVQRMRAQLELSRALVAALDARPRCPGLAAELPGWTGAPGPRWRKRLVRHVRDCPVCTRVAEERMPTERLLPALVLLPVPTALTAATLAKTAGAGVVAGPVAGALGQLAGLAAHPVVVVVTAGTLIAGAAAGAVVLTGPEAPRPATVAETPRPASIAAPTPAPRSAAASGAGLLRTGPVSIEAANATGRYVTAPGTYGMLTAVGTDDPVAARQQATFQVVAGLNDPRCVSFRAADGRYLRHISWRLRLYTDNGTALFRGDATFCPGPGQAAGSITLESSNYPGWFLRHRGDELWVDQFDGTAAMRADGSFLARPALAG, from the coding sequence ATGGGAGTGACCCGTACGAGCGGATCCGGCCTGGTGCGAGCGGCCCAGGCCGGTGACCGCGCGGCGCTGGACGAGCTGGTCGCGACCTACCTGCCGATGGTCTACACGATCGTCCGGCAGGCGCTCGACGGGCATCCGGACGTCGACGACGTCACGCAGGACGTGATGGTGCGCGCCCTGCGGCAGCTGCCGTCCCTGCGGTCGCCGGCCAGCTTCCGCTCCTGGCTGGTGGCGATCGCGCTGCGCCAGGTCAGCACCCACCGGCACCGGATGATCCGGGACGCGCGCCGCGTCGTGCCGCTCGACGCCGCCGGTGAGCTCCCGGACTCCGGCGCCCGGTTCGAGGGCCTCACCGACCTGCGGGTCGAGTTGTCGGCCCAGCGCCACCAGGTGCGGCGCGCCGCCAGGTGGCTGGATCAGGACGACCGGATCCTGCTGTCGCTGTGGTGGCTCGAGGTGGCCGGGCGACTGTCGCGTGCGGAGCTGGCGGCGGCGCTCGGCATCACGGTCGTCCACGCCGGCGTACGGGTGCAGCGCATGCGCGCGCAGCTCGAGCTCAGCCGCGCCCTGGTCGCGGCGCTGGACGCCCGGCCCCGGTGCCCGGGACTGGCCGCCGAGCTGCCGGGCTGGACCGGCGCGCCCGGCCCGCGGTGGCGCAAACGGCTGGTCCGGCACGTCCGCGACTGCCCGGTCTGCACCCGGGTGGCCGAGGAGCGGATGCCCACCGAGCGGTTGCTGCCCGCGCTCGTGCTGCTCCCGGTGCCCACGGCGCTGACCGCGGCGACCCTGGCCAAGACCGCGGGCGCCGGGGTGGTCGCCGGCCCGGTCGCCGGGGCTCTCGGACAGCTGGCGGGGCTGGCGGCCCATCCGGTGGTGGTCGTGGTGACGGCCGGCACGCTGATCGCCGGGGCCGCCGCCGGCGCGGTGGTGCTGACCGGCCCGGAGGCCCCGCGCCCGGCGACCGTCGCGGAGACGCCGCGGCCGGCGTCGATCGCGGCGCCGACCCCGGCCCCGCGCAGCGCCGCCGCGTCGGGCGCCGGCCTGTTGCGCACCGGGCCGGTGTCGATCGAGGCGGCGAACGCCACCGGGCGCTACGTGACGGCGCCCGGGACCTACGGCATGCTGACCGCGGTCGGCACGGACGACCCGGTCGCCGCCCGGCAGCAGGCGACCTTCCAGGTGGTGGCCGGGCTCAACGACCCGCGGTGCGTCTCGTTCCGGGCGGCCGACGGCCGCTACCTGCGGCACATCTCGTGGCGGCTGCGGCTCTACACCGACAACGGCACCGCGCTGTTCCGCGGGGACGCCACGTTCTGCCCCGGCCCCGGGCAGGCCGCCGGGTCGATCACGCTCGAATCGTCCAACTATCCCGGCTGGTTCCTGCGCCACCGCGGTGACGAGCTGTGGGTCGACCAGTTCGACGGCACGGCCGCGATGCGCGCCGACGGCTCCTTCCTGGCCCGCCCGGCGCTGGCCGGCTGA